Sequence from the Pyrobaculum neutrophilum V24Sta genome:
GGTGTATCACGGCCAAGTTGTAGAGTTTGGCAACCTCACTGTGGTGTACTCTGTTTACGAACTCCCGGCGGTGGGAGTTGAGCTAAACGGATGTGTCTACTACGTAGTACGTGGCCACGACCCGAAGGTTGTAGATATGTGGAGCCGCACGCAGAGAGAGCTCGCCGAGTTTTACAATTTCACAGAGAGGTGGCGGAGGGAGTTTCAATACGGGACGTGGCCTATTATAGCTGAGGAGCTTAGATCTGCCAACTACAGCGGATACCTAGATTTCTACTACTGTTGCGGCCCTCTTGTAAATAAGTCTATCGCGGAGAGGCTCTCAAAATCAAGCAGGTGGGTAAATAGGACGGTTTCGCTCGCCGACGCCGTAAGTAAGACGCTTAAGGCCGCAGGTCTAGACGTTGGGGGCGTCTACATCAACGTGTGGCAGGGCTTCATAAGCGTGGAGGCCTTCACAGACCCCCGCAGAGGCCTCAGCCAATATGCCAAGGTGAGAGGCGATCTTGACAGCGTATTTAAGGCGTATAAAGATAAACTGCTAGTGATTATAAACATAAAAGAGGCACCGGCTCCATCGCCTTATGTGGTGGGGCTGGATCCTGAGTCGGTCAGGAAGAAGCTCGCTAGGCTTAAAGAGGCTATATTCCAAGCGTATAGAGAAGTGGGAGTAGATGTGAATCCCATTGACGTCGTCACTGGCATAGGCGCCAGGGAGGGGCTCTACCTAGTTTTAATAGCACCGCCTAACGAAACGCACCTCCTAAGAGCACTTACAGAGAGAAGCGTCAAGGAGCTGGGGATATGCCCCAACGGCTCCGTAGTGATATTCTTTAAGACCGGCGCCCTTAAACCTGTCGGCGTCGACATACCGTGGCGCCTAGCGGCGCTGGAGGCCGCGGCAATGGCGACGGCCATCTCCGCCGCTGTCTACGTTGTCAAGAAGAAGTTGGTTAAGCCGAAATAAGGGTCCCGCGGGGGCGTTAACCCCCCTAGCCGCTTCAACAGTTGGATGCGACTATTACGACGCCTCAAGCCCCGTTGGGTTTGATCCGATACATAAGGCAATACTGACGTGCCGCCTCTTGTGTTAACCTCTAATGCGAAGAGGCGCGGCACTTTTCTGCGGCAATAGTTGAGATAGCTAACATAGAGCGCCTCCTGGAAATCTAATACCGCCGCCCTTCCGCGCCGCTTTGGCTAGACTGGGAAACACCCATGGCTAGCTGAGAGCTATTTAGTAGGAGATTTTCCGCGGAGTCCGGGACCCAGTGGCTAAAAGGTTGTAGGCTTTGTTTTTACGGCACTTCAGCCGATGTGTAGTAGAGGCTGATCTTTTCTTTATAGGTGTTTTACAGCGGGTCGCCGCTGGCTCTACATGTGGTTTACCGCCAAGGACTTACAACGCCGTTGCTATGTCTCACACCACCTCTAGCCCAACTCTTCCCGCCGCGTTTTACGTTGTATCTCCGCTGCTGTTGTAGACTTGGAGTATGCAAGGCCTATATATCCCGGCACAGCGGCGGGCGTGGAAAAGAGATCCAAAACGGTCAAGCTGGCGGCGCTCCTCGCCGCATTGGCGGCCGCGGTGATGGCCGTCGCCCTGAGCGCCGGCGCGTTTAAAGTGACGTACACATATGAGAACGGGGTTGTGAAGATGGTAGATCCCCAGGGCAGTGTACACACAGTTGCGCTGAATCTAAAGGAGGGGGTTAAGAAGGCTGAGATAAGGCTGTTGCCAAACGGCTCCGCCGTGTTGCTAGAGGGTGGGAGGCCCATTGCCATAATTAAGGAAATAGTCATGAAAGGGGGTGAGGCCAGGCGAGTCGAGTTCAAGTTGTTGCCCAACGGCACACTTCTGGTAATAGACGGCGGCAGGATCTGGTCTAGGGGTAGAATCGAGTGGAAAGGCGGCGCAGAGGGCGCCGGCCAGGCCGGTGAGAAGCCGAGTCCAGACATAATCAAATCGCCACGCTAACGCTATACTACCAATAATGCCTCTCCAGAAACCCATCTTTTTCTCTCGACGTCTCGGTTTGTTTTTCTGCAAATGATATTAAGCAGAGCCCCCCTCCGCCCCATGTCTCTACTTTTCCGTCTGTGCAGGTGGGCCCCTCCCCTCCTCTACCTAACCCTGGTTCACGTATGGCTGCTGCCTGTCTTGTTCCTCCTCTATGTTGGAGGCGCCGTGGGGGGCTTTGTCTTTCTGGCCACAGCCGCCTCGGCGGTGGCCGCCGCGGTTGTCGGCCTTCTCCCCGGGAGGAAGGGGGCCGGGGGGCTGGATCTGCTGGAGCTGTTCCACAGACGCGGGGGCGTCTGCGTCGCGGCTCCTGTTTTGTACGTCGCGTCCTACGCGGCGCTTGCGTTTGTCGCCACCACCTCGCTGTATCTCTACACAACCCCCCTGATAGTGATTGAGGGAGCTCCGGCGTCTGCCGCGACAAGCGCGGAGGGGCTGGGCAACCACACCGCGGCTCTCGTCGGCAATGTAACAGAGGTGGTGCTCCACGTAAGGGCCGTGGGAAGCGTGGCCCCGGGTGGGAGGTTTATAGTGGTTGTGAAGGGGGACGTGTTCTGGGGGTCAGCCGGCTGGGTTTTGTACACGGCTCTGTGGGCCGCCTTCTTCTACAGCGCCTTGGCGGTGGCGTTGGTCCTGGCGTGGAGGCTTGTGATGCGGTCGGCCGAGCTGGCTAGGAGGGCCGAGGTGTTTTATGAAAAGGCGAGGGAGATTCTATCCTGATCTCTACGTCGTGACGAAAATCCTGCTCCTCCTCGCAGATGGACGTAGCAGGAGAGAGGCGGCGCTGCTGTCCGGGGTGAGCTACAGCCGCTTTCAGCAATACGTGGAGTATCTAAAGGAGAGGGGGTTCGTAACGGGCGACGAGGAGCTGAGGCTGACGCCCAAGGGGGCAGAGGCCGCGGCTAGGCTCGCCCAGCTTATAAAAGAGCTAACGGGAGAGGAGCCTAGAGGCGTAAAGAGGAAGTAGCGTGACAACGCAAACGACAAGCCCCGCCTTTAGGGCGGGGGTGGATTTAAGCTATTTTCATGGGAGCGGTGAAGAGGGCTGAGAAGGGCTTAAACAGCAGTGCGCGCCATGCGGCGGGTCCACGGAAGATGGCCCCGGCGGGGGACACCCCGCCGCGACGCCCGCCCCAGCCGCGGCCCACCAACCCGGGGCAACGGGCGAGACCCCGGCAAACCCCGCCTCAGGGAGGTCATATCCCGATCGGGAGGGGGTTCTATGTGTTCCGCTTCGATGGGAGGCGCTGGGCTCTGGCGTCCTCTGAGGACGGGGGCTGTGTATACTACGGCGATGGGATGCGCCTCCGCCGATTCCAGTGCGCACTGTTTCGGGATTTAAACGACGCGTTTTTCTCGTCGAGGCGATCTCAGGAATTCGGCGATTCTCGGTACGACAGCTACTGGGTGGGGAGGCGCCTCTTTGAGAAGCTCCCAGCTCCACAAACCCGCCAGAGACACGCCGGCGGTACCCACGGCGAGGAAAAACGGCTCAATGTTACGCTCCACCCTCTTCGAAACAAGCGGCGTCACCACAAGCACAATGAGAAAGACCGTTTAGAGCGAGAACTGCTCAAACGCCGTAGAGGAGCCTCCGCGGCCCCCATGTCCAGTCCGCCATCACGTACGAGACCTAAGGAGCCTCAAGCGGATGTGCCCCGTACCTACCCTAGGCTTGGACAGCGTTAACCTAG
This genomic interval carries:
- a CDS encoding winged helix-turn-helix domain-containing protein, whose translation is MKRRGRFYPDLYVVTKILLLLADGRSRREAALLSGVSYSRFQQYVEYLKERGFVTGDEELRLTPKGAEAAARLAQLIKELTGEEPRGVKRK
- a CDS encoding DUF1646 family protein is translated as MLVVTPLVSKRVERNIEPFFLAVGTAGVSLAGLWSWELLKEAPPHPVAVVPRIAEFLRSPRREKRVV